The Ahaetulla prasina isolate Xishuangbanna chromosome 4, ASM2864084v1, whole genome shotgun sequence genome has a window encoding:
- the NYAP1 gene encoding neuronal tyrosine-phosphorylated phosphoinositide-3-kinase adapter 1 — MNAGPQEALVSVFLQFIEARGCWCYGALSQTCHPQELRLQSDMNLLYRKSGKVDWKPGKDEEPKRGSGKETSVGKVRDVASFRRHFRMGFMTMPASQEHAPHPCASSMAPRSLSCHSVGSVDSGPADGAVGSRKPPAKPKRHPSTKLSTEARSALELMGSKKGGCPKAGVESREAARKVPPQKPKRSPNTHLSVSFDETYSGRLPGPVPGAALQRYGRAVSHGQAKGSDVEEDEPVYIEMVGDIFRGPGPPSQGVTAADDDSDESEAIYEEMKYPLPEEGGEPRPNGALTSPGHRPPKKEAAKAAPSTKTSPCEIPPPFPNLLQHRAPLLAFPQGKKGYKGPDGSKLPILCHAKDTPSAPMTPQVPSHHQQRGGENPALAPSGRARSHSTPLPPQPAGQSKPDKDLPVSHSMICPSAKPPPTPALPVASVPSGLSGKDKPAVSYTMVYSAVKVTTHTAPSEQKAEEISVLQGMLCARPSPVPACRQVQRICTLPEPPPLGMVWTYPAPCAGLKRPPAYESIKSMGTKASSAVKIHLRDRAFTSIHQVVAGEESGRLGGEEEAFGWMLHRRTGLRKGKEPDKLPDCPQTWEGSETAQPKLEKEEKVVPSHPQSGIPVRAPPLECLAAKMPGGRTNLPIPCQTFPACHRNGDFTGGYLLGRSASTSGVRQAVTHTQRLCSHSRDPGSPALPYALLPPPEALQSSRERDGKLLEVIERKRSVCKEIKARHRPERSLCKQESMPILPSWRRSTESRKSGTPPCRRQQTVLWDTAI, encoded by the exons TTCGGGCAAGGAGACAAGCGTTGGGAAGGTGCGCGACGTCGCCTCCTTCCGCCGGCATTTCAGGATGGGCTTCATGACCATGCCAGCCTCCCAGGAGCATGCCCCGCACCCTTGTGCCAGCAGCATGGCGCCCCGCTCTCTCTCCTGCCATTCGGTGGGCAGCGTGGACAGCGGCCCTGCAGATGGGGCGGTGGGATCTCGCAAGCCGCCCGCCAAGCCCAAGCGACACCCCAGCACGAAGCTCAGCACGGAGGCCAGGAGCGCCCTGGAGCTGATGGGAAGCAAGAAAGGAG GGTGCCCGAAGGCCGGGGTGGAGAGCCGAGAGGCTGCCCGCAAGGTGCCTCCGCAGAAGCCCAAACGCAGCCCCAACACGCATCTCTCCGTGTCCTTTGATGAGACCTACTCCGGGCGCCTTCCAGGCCCTGTTCCGGGGGCCGCTCTGCAGCGCTACGGCCGTGCTGTGTCCCACGGCCAGGCCAAGGGCTCCGACGTCGAGGAGGACGAGCCGGTCTACATCGAGATGGTGGGGGACATTTTCCGGGGACCCGGCCCCCCTTCCCAAGGAGTCACTGCTGCGGACGACGACTCCGATGAGAGCGAAGCCATTTACGAAGAAATGAAGTACCCACTGCCCGAGGAAGGGGGGGAACCCCGCCCCAACGGAGCCCTCACCTCCCCTGGGCATCGGCCACCCAAGAAGGAGGCTGCCAAGGCAGCGCCAAGCACCAAGACCTCTCCGTGCGAGATCCCACCCCCCTTCCCCAACCTTTTGCAGCACCGGGCCCCCCTGCTGGCCTTCCCCCAGGGCAAGAAGGGGTACAAAGGTCCCGACGGCTCCAAGCTGCCCATCCTGTGCCATGCCAAGGACACCCCCTCGGCCCCCATGACCCCCCAGGTGCCCAGCCACCACCAGCAGCGGGGGGGTGAGAATCCGGCCCTGGCGCCTTCCGGACGGGCTCGCAGCCACTCCACGCCGCTGCCTCCCCAGCCAGCCGGCCAGAGCAAGCCGGACAAGGATCTGCCCGTGTCTCACAGCATGATCTGCCCCTCTGCAAAGCCGCCCCCCACCCCGGCCCTGCCAGTGGCCTCAGTCCCCTCTGGGCTGTCGGGGAAAGACAAGCCGGCTGTCTCCTACACAATGGTCTACTCGGCGGTCAAGGTCACGACTCACACGGCGCCCTCCGAGCAAAAGGCCGAGGAGATCTCGGTGTTGCAGGGCATGCTGTGCGCCCGGCCGTCCCCTGTGCCCGCTTGCAGGCAGGTGCAGCGCATTTGCACGCTGCCTGAGCCGCCCCCTCTGGGCATGGTCTGGACTTATCCGGCGCCTTGCGCGGGGCTGAAGCGCCCCCCGGCCTACGAGAGCATCAAGAGCATGGGCACCAAGGCCTCTTCAGCGGTGAAAATTCACCTGCGGGACCGGGCCTTCACCAGCATCCACCAGGTGGTGGCCGGGGAGGAGTCCGGCCGGCTGGGCGGGGAGGAAGAAGCCTTTGGCTGGATGCTGCACAGGAGGACTGGCCTCCGGAAGGGGAAGGAGCCCGACA AGCTCCCAGACTGCCCCCAGACATGGGAGGGCAGCGAAACTGCTCAGCCCAaactggagaaggaggagaaagttgTGCCCAGCCACCCGCAGTCGGGCATCCCGGTCCGTGCGCCCCCCCTGGAGTGCCTGGCTGCCAAGATGCCCGGCGGCAGGACCAACCTGCCCATCCCCTGCCAGACCTTCCCTGCCTGTCACCGCAACGGAG ATTTCACTGGCGGTTATCTCCTGGGCCGCTCGGCCTCCACCTCGGGCGTCCGACAGGCTGTGACCCACACGCAGAGGCTATGCAGCCACTCCAGGGACCCAGGCAGCCCG GCCTTGCCCTACGCCCTGCTTCCCCCGCCGGAGGCGCTGCAGAGCTCACGGGAGAGGGACGGGAAGCTGCTGGAGGTGATCGAGCGCAAGCGGTCcgtctgcaaggagatcaaagcgCGACACCGGCCCGAGCGCAGCCTCTGCAAGCAGGAGAGCATGCCCATCCTGCCCAGCTGGCGGAGGAGCACGGAGAGCCGCAAGTCTGGCACGCCGCCCTGCCGCCGACAGCAGACGGTGCTCTGGGACACGGCCATCTGA